From a region of the Micropterus dolomieu isolate WLL.071019.BEF.003 ecotype Adirondacks linkage group LG21, ASM2129224v1, whole genome shotgun sequence genome:
- the ssh1a gene encoding protein phosphatase Slingshot homolog 1 — MALVTLQRSPTPSAASTASTATTTAGEDFGSEDERRINQSLSESFFMVKGAALFLQQGSSQQGQKAHPPHKHAGDLPQHLQVMINILRSEDRIKLAVRLESAWSDRVRYMVVVYTSGRQDTEENILLGIDFTSKDCKSCSIGMVLPLWSDTKIHLDGDGGFTVNTAGRTHVFKPVSVQAMWSALQVLHKVCEVSRRHNYFPGGMALTWMGYYESCIASDQSCINEWNAMKDLETTRPDSPTMFVDKPSERERTECLIKAKLRSIMTCQDLENVTCKQIRTVLEQHMNCNLKEYKEFIDNEMLLILGQMDKATLIFDHVYLGSEWNASNLEELQESGVGYILNVTREIDNFFPGTFSYHNIRVYDEDATDLLAHWNDTYNFIVKAKKNHSKCLVHCKMGVSRSASTVIAYAMKEFGWSLEKAYNFVKQKRSITRPNPGFMRQLAEYEGILDASKQRHNKLWHPDADCEMAEGQQGLAQCCRGEEGGHLTPEPGMSPCCEEALSDKGAACPSPCRTVSLEIDPAYNNYYFRRLSDSALDSEPSTPVRGPPLLGMEKVFIEIEDVERDALLDDEAFDGREGLPLPHFGPSAEGTAAQTCSRGPEPLEELRLRLEFSTVEEEDEEEVQKEEAEMEVLMQPDDGGGREGGGGEETQDVEVEGDTEGNGMDLATLNENSNNNNHLSTPRNLDEKASSISPVDAFTLSRWDSKSKQKGDSSSLVSKLCLNPSSPEVPNASFSLSHTSSEGLTSSVVLLRPCGPLCDCANCAASPPTAPLDRDEQPGDSLHLPDLKDDSDLLEVKTESQKSKSAASSESLPELMKMDLEEETPAVACYIGQQQETLLQLQRSGLVRRRAERLEKLSGLSQESLHSLKPVHACQESKKSPFNPEEEAEFSGITGDFPKSSTPCQVWLEPLVVPLTNEALLGVVGSGLLTPTSSPHGSTLTRSSSTDSLRSVRGKPGLVRQRAQEIETRMRLAGLTVPSRLKRSNSLAKLDSLNFSSEDLCSACSSDAGTLLLLSLSPDPDPGLEWDSPTTSALPRPCKDLHTPERAPLGEPRS; from the exons CCTGAGTGAGAGCTTCTTCATGGTGAAGGGCGCTGCTCTCTTCCTGCAGCAGGGAAGCAGCCAGCAGGGCCAGAAAGCACATCCTCCCCACAAACATGCAG GTGACCTACCTCAACACTTGCAGGTGATGATAAACATTCTTCGCTCGGAGGACAGAATCAAACTG GCGGTGCGGCTGGAGAGCGCGTGGTCAGATCGTGTGCGGTACATGGTGGTGGTGTACACCAGTGGGCGACAAGACACAGAGGAAAACATCCTACTGGGAATTGACTTTACCAGCAAAGACTG CAAAAGCTGTTCGATCGGAATGGTGCTACCTCTGTGGAGTGACACAAAGATCCATCTGGATGGAGACGG AGGCTTTACTGTGAACACGGCAGGTCGGACTCATGTCTTCAAACCCGTGTCAGTGCAGGCTATGTG GTCAGCCCTGCAAGTGCTGCACAAAGTATGTGAGGTGTCACGCAGGCACAACTACTTCCCTGGAGGCATGGCTCTCACATGGATGGGCTACTATGAGAGCTGCATTGCTTCCGACCAGAGCTGCATCAACGAGTGGAACGCCATGAAGGATCTGGAGACCACGCGGCCAGACTCCCCCACCATGTTTGTCGACAA gccttcagagagagagaggaccgAGTGCCTTATTAAAGCCAAACTGAGAAGCATCATGACGTGCCAGGACCTCGAGAACGTCACCTGCAAACAG atCCGTACAGTGTTGGAACAACACATGAACTGTAACCTGAAGGAGTACAAAGAGTTCATTGACAATGAGATGCTGCTGATCCTGGGCCAGATGGACAAAGCCACTCTCATCTTTGACCACGTCTACCTG GGATCCGAATGGAATGCATCTAATTTGGAGGAGCTGCAAGAGAGCGg AGTGGGCTATATCCTCAACGTTACAAGGGAGATAGACAACTTCTTTCCAGGCACATTCAGTTATCACAACATACGCGTCTATGATGAAGACGCCACTGACCTGCTGGCTCACTGGAATGACACATACAACTTCATTGTTAAAGCAAA AAAGAACCACTCCAAGTGTCTAGTTCACTGCAAGATGGGTGTCAGTCGGTCTGCCTCCACCGTCATTGCTTACGCCATGAAGGAGTTCGGCTGGTCGCTAGAGAAGGCTTACAACTTTGTCAAGCAAAAGAGGAGCATCACACGACCCAACCCAGGTTTCATGAGACAGCTGGCCGAGTACGAGGGCATCTTGGATGCTAG TAAACAGCGTCACAACAAGCTGTGGCATCCAGACGCAGACTGTGAGATGGCAGAGGGTCAGCAGGGGTTAGCCCAATGTtgcagaggggaggagggaggccACCTGACTCCGGAGCCGGGGATGTCTCCCTGCTGTGAGGAGGCACTGTCTGATAAGGGGGCTGCATGTCCCTCTCCGTGCAGGACTGTTTCACTGGAGATTGACCCCGCCTACAACAACTACTATTTCCGCCGGCTGTCTGACTCAGCGCTGGACAGCGAGCCATCAACGCCGGTTCGTGGCCCTCCCCTTCTCGGGATGGAAAAAGTCTTTATAGAAATTGAGGATGTGGAGCGGGACGCTCTGCTGGATGATGAGGCCTTCGATGGGCGTGAAGGCCTGCCACTCCCACACTTTGGGCCTTCAGCAGAGGGAACTGCTGCCCAGACGTGCTCGCGGGGCCCTGAGCCCCTGGAGGAGCTGCGTCTGAGGCTGGAGTTCAGcacagtggaggaggaggatgaggaagaggtgCAAAAGGAAGAGGCGGAGATGGAGGTACTCATGCAACCAGATGATGGAGGGGGTAGAGAAGGAGGcggaggagaggaaacacaagatGTGGAAGTAGAAGGGGATACAGAGGGTAATGGGATGGACCTGGCAACCCTAAATGAAAACTCCAACAATAACAACCATTTGAGCACTCCACGTAACCTCGAT GAAAAAGCTTCTTCCATCTCTCCAGTTGATGCTTTTACACTGTCTCGGTGGGATTCAAAGTCCAAGCAGAAAGGAGACTCTTCATCCCTGGTTTCTAAGCTTTGCCTTAACCCCAGTTCTCCTGAAGTCCCAAATGCTTCATTCTCACTATCCCATACCTCTTCTGAAGGCCTCACGTCTTCAGTGGTACTGTTGCGCCCCTGTGGCCCTCTGTGTGACTGTGCCAACTGTGCTGCCTCCCCACCCACAGCTCCACTCGACAGAGATGAGCAGCCAGGAGACTCTCTGCACTTACCGGACCTGAAGGACGATAGTGATTTATTGGAAGTGAAGACTGAGAGTCAGAAAAGTAAATCTGCAGCTTCTTCAGAGTCTCTTCCCGAGCTGATGAAAATGGATTTGGAGGAAGAGACGCCTGCTGTGGCTTGCTACATTGGCCAACAACAGGAGACCCTTTTGCAGCTGCAGAGGTCTGGGCTGGTCCGCCGGCGTGCAGAGAGACTAGAGAAACTTTCAGGTTTATCCCAGGAGAGCTTGCACTCCCTGAAGCCTGTGCATGCATGCCAAGAATCCAAAAAGAGCCCCTTTAACCCTGAGGAGGAAGCTGAGTTCTCCGGCATCACCGGGGACTTTCCTAAATCTTCTACACCATGCCAAGTATGGTTAGAGCCACTGGTGGTGCCACTGACCAATGAAGCCTTGTTGGGGGTGGTGGGGTCTGGGTTACTCACACCCACCTCCTCGCCTCATGGCTCCACCCTGACACGCAGCTCCAGCACTGACAGTCTGCGCAGCGTGAGGGGGAAACCTGGCCTTGTGCGCCAGAGGGCTCAGGAGATCGAGACCCGCATGCGTCTGGCAGGCCTAACTGTGCCCTCGAGGCTGAAGCGGTCCAACTCGCTGGCCAAGTTGGACAGCCTCAACTTCTCCTCGGAGGACCTATGTTCGGCCTGCTCCTCAGACGCAGGAACACTACTGCTCCTCTCGCTGTCCCCAGACCCAGACCCTGGCCTGGAGTGGGACTCCCCGACCACGTCTGCTCTGCCCCGGCCCTGCAAGGACCTGCACACTCCAGAGAGAGCGCCACTAGGGGAGCCTAGGAGCTGA